A single genomic interval of Camelina sativa cultivar DH55 chromosome 11, Cs, whole genome shotgun sequence harbors:
- the LOC104727222 gene encoding uncharacterized protein At5g65660 has translation MENTQDFSPPHMDASRPSLGFPLGTALLLIIIFSLSGIFSCCYHWDKHRSLRRSLANASTRPSPADIESNPYKPKPPFPEMKKPQNLSVPVLMPGDNTPKFIALPCPCAPPRPEKLTVDVQTPPQSPPVKPPRFPVPLY, from the exons ATGGAGAACACTCAAGATTTCTCGCCGCCGCACATGGATGCTTCTCGGCCGTCACTAGGATTCCCTCTAGGCACAGCTCTGCTTCTTATTATCATTTTCAGCCTCTCCGGAATATTCTCTTGCTGTTACCATTGGGACAAACATCGTTCTCTCCGCCGCTCTTTAGCCAATGCCTCCACCCGTCCCTCCCCCGCCGACATCGAGTCTAATCCTTACAAACCTAAACCCCCTTTTCCG GAAATGAAGAAGCCTCAAAATCTGAGCGTACCGGTACTAATGCCTGGAGACAATACACCCAAATTCATAGCATTGCCGTGTCCGTGTGCACCACCTCGACCGGAGAAACTCACTGTCGATGTTCAGACTCCACCGCAATCACCTCCTGTCAAGCCGCCGCGTTTTCCCGTTCCTTTGTATTAG